In Misgurnus anguillicaudatus chromosome 5, ASM2758022v2, whole genome shotgun sequence, a genomic segment contains:
- the LOC129414443 gene encoding 4-galactosyl-N-acetylglucosaminide 3-alpha-L-fucosyltransferase 9-like, with product MISNGALPYRLVIVVTIACLVILFWFSFLNNCTPAQHPQHSEKLHKPVDASAKPDIVKEEKPILLLWFWPENFSFNLSDCQTIFNIDSCFLTDNRSLYSNADAVLIYHKSIKGDLSNLPPSPRPPFQKWIWFNLESPYHTARKPGIENLFNHTLSYRQDADIFTRLHLTVRKTPDEDFKIPKKEKLVCWIVSNEGAGTRNAYYNELKKHVYVHVYGKFNGKRLDPKAYYSTIASCKFYLSFENSIYKDYITEKINGPLSVGTVPVVLGPPRKNYENFIPGDAFIHVNDFPDAKSLAEYLMRLDLDEVAYRRYFNWRRHFSAQPHLLQQQEFDLPICTACEYIATHKYYKEVHDLYKWYDN from the coding sequence ATGATCTCAAATGGAGCTTTGCCATATCGTCTGGTTATAGTGGTGACAATCGCATGTCTTGTGATCTTGTTCTGGTTCTCATTTCTCAACAACTGCACACCAGCTCAACATCCTCAGCACTCAGAAAAACTCCACAAGCCTGTGGATGCCTCTGCGAAACCTGATATAGTAAAGGAAGAGAAACCGATACTGTTGTTATGGTTCTGGCCTGAAAACTTCAGTTTTAACCTGAGCGATTGTCAGACAATTTTCAATATTGACAGTTGTTTTTTGACGGACAACAGATCTCTCTACAGCAACGCAGATGCTGTCCTCATCTATCACAAATCTATTAAAGGGGACCTGTCCAACCTTCCACCATCTCCTCGTCCCCCGTTCCAGAAGTGGATATGGTTTAATCTCGAATCACCATATCACACGGCAAGAAAACCAGGCATTGAAAACTTGTTCAACCACACACTTAGCTACAGACAGGACGCTGATATTTTTACAAGGTTGCACTTAACTGTCAGAAAAACTCCAGATGAAGATTTTAAAATTCCCAAGAAGGAAAAACTGGTCTGTTGGATTGTAAGTAACGAAGGCGCCGGAACGAGGAACGCTTATTACAATGAACTTAAGAAGCATGTCTACGTACATGTCTACGGGAAGTTTAATGGAAAACGTCTGGACCCCAAGGCCTACTATTCCACCATAGCCAGCTGCAAATTTTATCTCTCTTTTGAAAACTCCATTTACAAGGACTACATCACTGAAAAGATAAATGGACCCCTATCAGTAGGTACTGTACCTGTGGTGCTGGGACCTCCCAGAAAAAACTATGAAAACTTTATACCCGGTGATGCTTTCATTCATGTGAACGACTTCCCAGATGCAAAGTCACTAGCAGAATATCTCATGCGTCTGGACCTGGACGAAGTCGCATATCGCAGGTACTTTAACTGGAGGAGACATTTCTCAGCACAACCTCATTTACTACAGCAACAAGAGTTTGATCTGCCCATCTGCACGGCCTGTGAATATATAGCAACACACAAATACTATAAAGAAGTTCACGATCTCTATAAATGGTACGACAATTAA